In Tursiops truncatus isolate mTurTru1 chromosome 10, mTurTru1.mat.Y, whole genome shotgun sequence, the sequence TATACTAAAGGTTACACATATGAAAAGGAAGTCTACATGCCTTTTAAAATGAGTCATTTTCATGAAAGACACCTGGCTCAGAGGAACTACCGATTTCACCGTTTTGGCACTTAACTTGGTGTTTTGCAGGGCCTGAGGGAAATGCGTAAAAAGATAAATCACATAAAACCCTGTATGCCGCCGTGACCGGTGTCAGTGaggctgaggggtgggggtggccgCGTGGTGAGAGGCAAAAACACTGCCATTAGGGTCAGTAGTATGGTTTCCATCTCCCGCCTCTCCCAGACAGGTAAGGGAGACAGAGTTAGCCCTTCTCTCACTTTCTGAAGATTCCCTTCCTCACGTTTCAGGGGATTATCTTGTAATTCTTGGATTCCTTTTCCGAATCAAATAAAGACACATACGCATCTCTGGAGGAAAATGTCTGTattaaaagccaaaaaaacaCAGAAGTACAAGAAGAAATGCCCATCTGGCCACGTCACTGGATAGATCGACTTGGAAAAAGGTTAATAAAGTTCATTTTCAGCGGTAACAATATATCAGTGTTAAATCATTCCCATGCCTCCTCCCCcttctaaataaattaaaaaacaacaaacttcaATTACTATGTTCAGATACAAAGAGCTTCCCTTACTACAGCAAtagcaatttgattttttttactaaaactttcatttaaaacagttattaaatatataaaacaaatacacagGATTTGGTCATTTTCTGCCATGGATATAGGGCACGTGGGtgcggggaggaaggagggcagggggaCGCAAAGAGGGGAAAGGGCCCCATTTCCCTCCTCTCCGTCTTCCAAGCTGCGGATCTCACCCTGCAGGGCAAGGGCTTGCATCTGCTTTTCGGAGCCAGAAGCGCGGCACAAACCTGGCTTTTCCCACACGCTGGGGCCTCTTCCGCGGACCCCTCCCCGGAAGAACTAACGGTCACTACTGCACGAAGCACACCGGCCGAGTCTCCCGGCGGGAAAGGCACCGAGAGCGCGGACATAGGGAGGACAAGGGGAGGAGTGGGGCGGGTCACTTGGTCGCCGCCCCCGAGGTGACGGCCGCGGCTgctgctgcggcggcggcggctgcggcggcggcggcggtggtcCCAGCGGGtacggcggcgggggcggcggcggcggcgctggcGGTGGTCCGGCGCTGCTCCATGCCGTTGGGCAGGAAGCCGGCGATGATGGGCACCGGCCAGATGAGGGCGGCCACGCTCCACACGACGATGACCAGGGTCATGAAGCAGGCCACCAGCGTGGACTCGATGGGCTTGCGGTTCAGCCGCCAGCCCGGCTCGCCCTGCAGCTCCTCCAGGCTGAAGTCCAGGCAGCAGAAATGCAGCGGCTCTCCCTGCAGCCACAGCGGCCCGGGGGGCTCGGCCGCGGGGTAGGCGGGCAGCGCGGTGGGCGTCCCGGCGGTGGCGCCGGCGGGCCGGAGGCGGCCGGGGCGGCGGCCGCGCACCCAGCCGCAGCCCACGCAGAGGCGCAGGTCCTGCTGCGCGCCGCCCGCCGCCAGCCCTAGGTGCTCGATAAGTAGCGGCGGCCCGACTCGGTGGAAGGCGGCGGCGAAGAAGGCGCGGCCATGCGCGTTGGTGGAGAAGAGGAGCAGGTCGCACTGGAAGCCCCGCGGGCGGCCCCAGCGCACGAGCAGCGAGCTCAGCATCTGTCGCTGCACGCTGATGTTGCACggcgccgccgcctcctcctccggGCCGGGGCGCTCGGGGGCCCCGGGCGCAGCCGAGGCCAGCAGCCGCGGGGCGGCAGGCTCGTCCGCAGACGACGCGTTGACCGAGGCGTTGAGGGGCGCCCCGAGGAGGCCCGGCGCGTCCGCGGCCCCGCCGCGGGCGGGCGGCAGCGGGCAGGCGGCGGCCAGCAGCGCGGCGAGCAGGGGCAGCATGGCCTGTGGCGGGCGCCTACGCGCGCAGGGCAGGCGGTGGCTGCATGGCGCGCGGGAGACGAGCCGGCGAGCGGACGGCGGGACCGCGGGGACTGGCGGCGGGCGGAGTGAAGACGCGTCGGGCCCCCCTCAGCCCACGGGGGCGGCGCGGAGGCGGGGGCGGCGGCTCGCTTGGCGCGTGGCTCCCTCCCGGCCCGGCGGTGTCTGGGGTTCCCCGCCGCCCCCGACGCGGGAGCCCTCGGACGGCCAGGCGGCTCTGCTGGGCCCTGCGCTCGCCGGGAGCAGGATTCCCCGACTCGGCTCCGCCCCCCGCGCGCCTCGCCCCATCCCGCCCCGCCCTCCGCCCGCTAGGCTCGGAGACTCCGGGGAGGGCGGGGTTGCACGCGCCGCGGCGGGAGCGGGGGCGTGGTCGGGCGGGCCGGGAGGGGTGTCGGCAGCTTGCGGGGGTGGGACTCCGAGGCCTGCGCGTGGGCCCGGACGGTCGCTTCTGTGGCTGTTTTCCGATAGTTTGGGGTGGGGTGGCTTGGCCCGGTTCGCGAAGCTTGCGGACGCGCCCTGGCGGCCCCGCCACACCGCCGGAGTCCAACTCCAAGCGGCGAAGGCACTTTGAGGGAATGGCGTCCTCGGAGGGAGGCTTTTGTCACGCCTGAGGCGGGCCTGAGATGTCTCACCTTAGTGCTCACCTGGACCTCGCTCCTTTTCCAGAAGGTAAAACTGAGGCGGAGAGAGGGGGAAAGACTTCCCCAGGCCACCCCAAGAGCCAGAACCAGAACTCCTGGCCACGAGTGACTCTTAGGTCCGGAGAGTTTGGCGGGTTTTTAATGTACCTCCAACACAATAGATCCACTTGGTATTCTCACAGCAAGCAAACCCCAAAATTCCAAGAACTCTATGGAGTTGGGGTGGAGAGGGTCGGGTGGGAATGTGAGCCCCATAACCTTGCAGCTCTGGGGTTTCCTGATAAGGACTTTCATTCCCAGGAAACAGCTCCTCATGTGCAAGGCCCTGTCTGGCAAGTCCAATGAGCACGTATTTATGAAAGATTTGTATGTAGAGTCTGTTCAAGGGAAGATTCATCTCCGTTAGGATATTAAGTGGAGGAAGGCCTGTCAAGAATAACGTGCCAagatcagatttatattttaaaaaacactttcctAGCAGTTTGGCCTTTTACACTTGGTAAGAAAAATTCACTGATGCTGCTCCAAGAGAATACCCCTGTGGTTTGAAGCCAGTGTGCTGCGTGAGCACCAGCTATTCCTGAGTCTgagagggaaggggtggagagaGCAGAAACAGGCCATCACCGAAATGGCACTCCGTCTAAACCAGCTCCATTTCCTGAACAGAACTACATCGCTAGGCTTGGTGGCTGATTACATTTCTGGCAGAGTTATCCATTGTTTCTAACAATAAGTCAAACCAGGTTGAGGAAGATGTAAAAACAGCTCCAAAATATAGGTCGCAAACCTACCTGCCTTCTTTCCACTTGGGCAAGTTATTATTCTGACTTGGCCTTGGCTTCCCAATCTGAACAGTGGGGTCAGTGGTACCTGCCTTGCGGGGTTGCTGTGATCAGTGCACTCAACCCAGTGTCTGTCCATCTGTTCACAGAGGTGCTCATGCGTTGGCTGATGAGATGTAGTTCCTATCAGTCTAGCCCGAGCTGGCTGTCTGGAATGACCCTTGGTTTCTACAGAAATGATGAATTTCCTTGAGGGGATGGGACTCCCTTTTGTTTAAGCCTTCGTCACATTTCTGCTGGGAAGCAAGCTACCAGAGAGAACAATGTGAATTTTCGTGCTTTTATTAAAAGTTAGTTTTCCTTTTAGACTTGCATGCCAGGAACAGAATTTATTGTCTGATACGGCAGAGCGGTTTTagtctgagccatgtggctggtgAACAGCCCAAGAACAGGGGCCTCAGGTAATCTTCAGGGCTGAGAGAGGCCCAGTCTTCAAGGGGTGGGTTTTGAGTCCACTGTCTTTGACAGTAGGTGATGCTCTCCAGGGTTTCAGCCAGAGGTGGGAGCTTGCTGGCTTTGTCTGAGCAGCAGGGAGGCAGCAGCAAAGGAAGAAGACACAGAGCCACTTGGGGAGCCAAATAGTTAGCTGCAAGGCTGTGCCACCATTGCCCTGCGTCCTAGGAACCTGAATTCTGCCCACTTTTCCAGCACGTGTAGGACTCCAAAACCTTACCCTCGTTCAGAGGGACAACCACACAGTTCTAGATTGATTTGCTGTCTTTAGGGGCAATTGGAATTTGGGAAGATAAGATAAAATTACGTTGTTTTCGGTCTTGTTTACTTCTGTGTTACCAGCAATGGCAGAAGCACTTGAGCACAGGGGAGAGGCTGTGTTTGTTGATTGGACAAATTTGCCTGTTTGCTAATAGCTCTGACCAGCCACCATTTATTTAGTACTTTCCACATGCCAGGTGTTTTACACACATCATCTCTACTCTTTTCAACAATCCTATGGATGTGATACCTATTTTACAGTGAAaagactgaggctcaaagagcgTGAGTAACCCACCTGAGGCCCCACAGCAACTGGTGGCAAAACCGGAATATCAGTCCAGTCTCCACTGACTCGAAAgtttgtgcttttcaaagaactagttGTGTCTTGTCTTATTGAGGTTGGGTACCAAAGTCTGTGCATAAGTTAAAAGAATATATGGTgtaattctaatttcattttgatAAAAACTTTTGGTcgagtttctttttaaagatatatatataaccaaCATATTATAACAGCATTAGACAAAGATTGGAAAACAGTGGAGGAAACCATTAGAATCCCGGCTACCTGATTCTTTACTTCTCTGCTCTTTTCTGCAATCTTCGTATTCTCTAAATGTGCaactaatacttaaaaaaaaaaaaaaaaaaggaaattgaagtcCCACTACCTTTTACAGCCATTATCACTTTGTGTTCTTCCCTTCAGCCCAGAGGGGATCTGGGGTCCAGCCAGGAGCATAGGGCACTCAACATGCAGTTGCTGACTGAGTGAGTTGGCCTGCTGGTTAAGAATTCTGCCCAAGCTACAGGCGGAGACCTGGTTAAGTTGTCTGGCTCCTGGTCCCTTCTCTGATCCATCTCCTACCACTTTCCCTTTCCCTCACCGGCTCTGTTCCAGGCATACTGCCTTCCTTGCTATTCCTGGAACACAGCAAGCAAATGCAGACGCAGagcctttgcccatgctgtttcctctgcctaggATGCCATTCTTTCTGATAGCTATCTTGcttgctccctcccttcccacagATCTCTGTTAAGATGTCAGCTTCCCCAGAGAGGCCTTTCCGGACCAGTCCTGTAAAACAGCACCCATTCCCAGCATCCCCATCCCTCTCCATCCTCTTGTGCATGGTTCCGTGTCTTCCTGGTACTTATCTTCAGCCGTCACACCgtaggtttttcttctttgtttaatGTCTATCCCTTCTTTGGAATGCTTGCTGCCTCAAAGCAGggctttatctgttttgttcaatgGAACAGTGCGTGGCATATAGTAGGGGTTCAATGACTAGctgatgaatgagtgagtgaatttAATAGACTGGGCCAACCCAGCAGGCAGGATGTCGGGGAGCGGTCAGGGAATTGAGATGGACAGAGCCACGCCAGTTCCACAGCAACAAGACTCACGTAGCCCCTACCAGCCTGCAGGCCTGGAGCCGCccacctggccctgccctgcccggGACTGGTGGAGGAGCCAGGTCCCATGGGGAACCACCTGCCGGGGCAGAGTTTGGCCTGGAAGACTGAATTGATCTCGCAAACCCTGACACCCAGCAGCACTGAGGGACATGAGTCAGGGCAAGCTGAATGACTAGGAAGAACATCCCAGATGAGCCCAGACTTCCCTTCTATCTAAGGAAGAAAGGCAAACGAGACTCCTTCCATCTCCTCAAGTCCTATCATTTTTATCAAACGAATGGAAGACTTTGATAAATCTCTGTTTTGtctataaaatacaaatagcaagTTCTTCTACATGGACCGTATTGTTAGAAAACAATCATGAGgacttcaaagaaaataattactaatGATGCCCagttgtttcattcttttcatttcctgtgtCCTTCCCCCGGTGTTAGCTAATTTTTCCTTATGCTGCCTACTGAAGTTATAATTAACAAAAAGATCTCCCTGGGTTATTTGAATTCCTTTCATCTAACGACCTCAGAGTGCCACAGGTACAGTAATTTGTTAGATATGATTACCACACGCTGTAGACTGAGAAGTAAGCAAGAACCACAAAAGAATCGTAAAAATAGGACAGAGGAAAGAGGGGCTTAGAAACCAGTGGTTCAGCTATACCAGAGTCACTGGTGAAGGCTGTGGTAGTTGGGTTGGCATGTGTTTtgacggggcgggggggggggggggggcgggcactAGGAAATAGGGgaagaattcttttcattccagtCTCCCTGTGAAATCCCATTCCTCAGATGGGAAACTTGACTGCAGGAGCAGCTGAAGAGCTGGGcctttgtaccaggcactgggggagggctgggggccccCAGTGTTCAGGTGATTAGAGCCTGACCAGTCCTGTGCCCTCTGCTTCCAGGCTGCTTCGTGACCTCACCGGGTGGCTCAGCCAGATCTCCAGGGTGTGGATGTTTATTCTTCCTGATCACTGTGGTCAGAAGGGAGATTTCCCTCCACGTACTTCTGGCAGCAATTATAGCCCACACAATTCATTTGGCAATTAATCGTGGGCTGCCTTGGGACAAGGCTGCTGTGGCCAGCTCAAGCTGTTACTAAGACAATTCAGTCTGGTGCATTCATTGTTTGCTTGTGGATATCCTCTGTGCATGGTGGGCAGGGCCACTGCTGGTATTTCTTTTCTATCCAGAGACCCAGACATCATGCTGGGCTTCTGGTAAGATTTCAGCAAAGACTTTTTGAGGCAATAAGAAGCTTGTGCTGTTATAGGAAGATGGAGAGTATCTAAGAGAGAACTGTGAGGAAGAAAATGGTGCCCAGGTGATAACATATGTGAAATAATTTGAAGGGGAGAGAAATCCTGCCAAGTGAGACCCTCTTTTGGGTTTGGCCTAGCATTGGTACCTTCACCAGATGATAACTGTCCCTTGACAGACACTTACTGTGCTCCAGGCACTGTGTCAACCACTTGAAATGCATCCCCACCGTAGTCTCCTGAGAAAGAGATTACTgtgaccattttacagatgaggtaaacGGAGCCTCGAGGGATTAAGTCACTTATGCAGAATCACAGTGGTGGAACCAAAATCCAAACCTCATCTGACAACAGTGTTCTTAATCACAGCCCTGCTAAATGGTCTCTGCCATCACCGACAGCCTTGTGAGTTGGAGGTTATTGTCCTGTTTTAATGATGAGGAAGCAGGAGCAGGATGTCTGGGCAGTTGGCAAAGGATGGGTCATCTGCATCTCTTCAGCATTCCAATTATATCTAGCCTACACTCAGTCCCAGTTCATAAATTCCATCAATACTGAAATTCTGGAGGATGTTTTCCCAATCTGGTGCATCCTTATGGATGGAGCCCTGGATTCCCCATGCCTGTTGCTCTGCCTCCAGGGCCATCAGGGCTCCTGGTACTCAGTAAGTGCTGGTCAGGAACCTGGGATTCAGCAGGGACTGCTCAGCTGCGCAGACATCCAGCCTGGAGCTCCTGAGATACCTGAGAGCTTTCAGGTATGACGTTGATGGATTCTAAGATAATGTATTCACAAGTTGCTTGGCGAAATATTCAAGAGGTATTGACTAAACCCCATTGATGGGGATAGCAGAATAGTTTCTGTGAAAAAACCGCCATTAAACACTTATTTCCAGGGTGAGCATCTGTCAGGCAAACTAACtgaaactatcttttaaaaactttttttttttttggtaatatggTGATGTGCATTTCTAAAACTTTGGTGTTGCTTAAAGTAATTTCTTTTGGAAAGACAACCCTTAAAGCAAAtgatattttgttgttcttttttttttttgcggtatgcggccctctcactgttgtggcctctcccgttgcggagcacaggctccggacgcgcgacgcgcaggctcactggccatggctcacgggcccagctgctccgcagcatgtgggatcttcccgaaccggggcacgaacccgtgtcccctgcatcagcaggcagactctcaaccactgcgccaccagggaagccctattttgttgttcttgtatccaccttataaaaaattaaaatgtcatttaacatttataaatgtaaattctgAGAGTTTCAGTATGGCAAATATGGGAGACAGAGCTGGGTCATCAGAGCCAAGGCAGCTGAAATGTTCCCCATCAAGCAGTAACCAGCGTCATAAAAATTTACTTCATGCTGCTTCAAAACAGCACCAAACACTCCCTTCAAGTGAAATCGTTGGTGTTCCGTTTCCAGAGGTAGGGAGGAGACGGAGGAAGCAAGAGCCCATTTGGAGAGGGCCAGGAACATTGGAACACATTTGTCAAAGTCTTTCATGCCTTCTCACTGCGCCCCCTTCCTGCTGGATCTACTGGCCCCACATTCAAGGGGACATCTGCCACTTGCCTGGGCATGTCCTGTCACTCAGGGGTCCTGCCTGGCATTGCCTTCGTGTTGAGTTGGCCTCTTGGTCTACCCATTCTTTCTCTACTAAAGTCCCCAGATTTGGAGATTTGAGAGAGTTGTGACTATGAACATGGCCTTTGGAGCTGGGCAGACCTAGACTGGATGCAGTACTTTACTGTGTCTCGGttttcttgtctgtgaaatgggcctAAGAGCTGCTCTCTTCTAAGGGTTAAATGGGATTCTTATTGCAAAACAGCATTCAGTGAGAGTGGCTAGCACTTTGGGTTCCAGAAACATGGGCACGcagctcttcctctctccttacACTGCTGTGGAAACGGATGTATTTGCACCTGCAGGGGTTCATCATTGTAtgtggaaaataaagaaagagggaTGGCTCCTGGCTTAAAAGAAGCTAACGTACATTCCTGTCTACCCGGAGCCATCCCTAGTAATCAAGCACACTTGGATTCCTGTGGCCATGAGAGTTGGAAGGGATCGCAGAGGCCACCTAGTCCAAGCTCCTCGTTTTAtaaatggggaaaccaaggcccaaaGATGGCTGCTGGCCTCACCAAAGATCACAGTCTGGTTGGCAGCAAAACCAGGGCTGGAAGCCAAAACCCATGGCCAACTGGCCATCAAACATGGCACCTCTGTAAGTACAGTCTGTTGCAGTGCTTTTACAGCTGCACTTTAAAAATGAGGTCCAGTTGCAAAGGGAGAGCAAAGAGCCTTTCTAATTTACttagagaagaagaggaaaataatggGCTTTATAATTGCCAGAATCACACTCCTAACTCTATTTACACGATGGAGGATTGACTGCGTGGGCTGAAAGTGTCAGCACACTTGGCAAGCTTCCATTCTGATGCATTGAAGCCTTTCTCCTTCCAGCTCTGCTAAGAACCTGGGTCAGGCCCCAGGAGACCCCGATGTGAGTGGAAGCCCAGGCTGAACCAACCCCACCCTTAAGTCCTGAAGGAGTCCATGGGAATAGGCAGGAACTTGGAGCCCACTGTCCAAGTGAGGCCACTGGGGCCATCAGGTCATGCTTCTTCCTGGTACCCGGCCTGTTGGCCAAACTCCTGCAGTCCTTTGCATGGTATGAGAATCCCCAGGTGACTGCCTGCTTGAAGCTATGTACCAGGGTCACCCAGAGCTGGCTGTGCCCTGTCCTCACCATCCAGGCTGTCC encodes:
- the TMEM158 gene encoding transmembrane protein 158, which gives rise to MLPLLAALLAAACPLPPARGGAADAPGLLGAPLNASVNASSADEPAAPRLLASAAPGAPERPGPEEEAAAPCNISVQRQMLSSLLVRWGRPRGFQCDLLLFSTNAHGRAFFAAAFHRVGPPLLIEHLGLAAGGAQQDLRLCVGCGWVRGRRPGRLRPAGATAGTPTALPAYPAAEPPGPLWLQGEPLHFCCLDFSLEELQGEPGWRLNRKPIESTLVACFMTLVIVVWSVAALIWPVPIIAGFLPNGMEQRRTTASAAAAAPAAVPAGTTAAAAAAAAAAAAAAAVTSGAATK